A genomic segment from Blastopirellula marina encodes:
- a CDS encoding esterase/lipase family protein, translated as MNNVQRFSTRYLIALAIAIGVLLGSVRSGMAETIELVIPLEQGEFYQPEEVRRQLQEKLGLKFPANIKSQPRRRLGRDERAALLAADLAGLLEVKFLADRLELKLPQQLSPDDVAKLLKVQWGLVIPEDFDPKRPTVVLIHGLESTVKDVRKAERFLESHDVQVILFEYPNDGPVAASAIRLSEQLKALKASYPQTRVSILAHSMGGLVARYCLEMPGQGPGCVDRVVMLGTPHSGSNLAKGQKWLELANSVGVLLDRKWTIVNDGQGEAAVDLTPGSPLLTQLSQTSKPAKVHYACAVGTKAYLTKPQQAESLAELTAILARRRVPEKKRDAILRFAASSELCHGQGDGAVTIANATLAAADEVRQFSRTHLQLLDFSTETPEQREYTQWVLIQLGVPQN; from the coding sequence ATGAACAACGTTCAACGTTTTAGCACGCGTTATCTCATCGCATTGGCCATCGCCATCGGTGTTCTGCTAGGCAGTGTCCGAAGCGGTATGGCCGAAACGATCGAGCTTGTCATTCCGCTGGAGCAAGGGGAGTTCTATCAGCCTGAGGAAGTACGACGTCAGCTGCAAGAGAAACTAGGGCTCAAGTTTCCAGCCAACATAAAATCGCAGCCGCGCCGCCGACTTGGTCGCGATGAAAGAGCGGCTCTTCTGGCCGCCGACCTGGCAGGCTTGCTGGAAGTGAAGTTCCTGGCAGACCGACTGGAGCTGAAACTACCGCAGCAGTTAAGTCCGGATGATGTGGCCAAGCTGCTCAAGGTTCAGTGGGGGCTCGTCATTCCGGAAGATTTCGATCCTAAACGTCCAACCGTCGTGCTCATTCATGGGCTTGAGTCGACCGTGAAAGATGTCCGCAAAGCAGAACGCTTTCTTGAGTCACACGACGTGCAAGTGATCCTGTTCGAGTATCCCAACGACGGCCCGGTAGCCGCTTCGGCGATTCGTCTGAGCGAGCAACTCAAAGCGTTGAAAGCGTCGTACCCGCAAACGCGTGTTTCGATCCTCGCGCACAGCATGGGTGGCCTGGTCGCGCGGTATTGCCTGGAAATGCCCGGCCAAGGTCCTGGCTGCGTCGATCGGGTGGTAATGCTGGGTACACCGCACAGCGGGTCCAACCTGGCCAAGGGACAGAAATGGTTGGAACTGGCGAATTCCGTGGGGGTGCTCTTGGACCGCAAGTGGACGATCGTCAACGACGGCCAGGGAGAAGCGGCCGTTGACCTGACGCCAGGCAGTCCCTTACTCACACAACTGAGCCAGACAAGCAAGCCAGCTAAGGTCCACTACGCCTGTGCCGTTGGCACCAAGGCCTACCTGACCAAGCCCCAACAGGCCGAATCGCTCGCAGAGCTCACAGCGATACTTGCCCGACGCCGCGTGCCGGAAAAGAAACGTGATGCAATCCTTCGCTTCGCTGCGTCTTCAGAACTATGCCACGGCCAAGGGGACGGGGCCGTGACGATCGCCAACGCCACCCTCGCCGCCGCCGATGAAGTCCGCCAGTTTTCCCGCACACACCTGCAATTGCTTGATTTCTCGACGGAAACGCCGGAGCAGCGTGAATACACCCAATGGGTTCTCATACAACTCGGTGTGCCGCAGAACTAG